One region of Seriola aureovittata isolate HTS-2021-v1 ecotype China chromosome 15, ASM2101889v1, whole genome shotgun sequence genomic DNA includes:
- the smpd1 gene encoding sphingomyelin phosphodiesterase, with the protein MRLPTLLPSLGLMTCTLVLMLPLLASCHPARTSGQPSLVFMEQFSRPHLGFNWRNITCPLCKAVFTILDIALLSDTNEERVARAVGEACIRLHLADELVCREITELFRDDFIRALQESLLWPSEACALLVGPSCGKFDIYAPWNITLPKVPKPPVAPPSPPKPGSPQSRILFLTDIHWDKEYEAGSAADCKDPLCCRKDSGSPSWRRREAGYWGTYSKCDLPLRTVENLLENAARTGPWDWVYWTGDIPAHNVWSQTRKQQLSELTVISRLIHKHLGPNVTVYPAVGNHESTPVNSFPPPFVHGNRSSAWLYNTMAEEWSAWLPEQALNTLRYGGFYTVEIQPGLRVVSLNMNFCARENFWLMVNSTDPANQLQWLVHVLQASEDKGEKVHIIGHIPPGLCLGSWSWNYYHIVSRYESTITGQFFGHTHLDEFQMFYDEMTLTRPLGVAFIAPSVTTYVNLNPGYRVYYVDGNYKGSSHLVLDHETYILNLTEANHSPGAPFTPEPNPKWTLLYRATEAYGLSSLFPSDFNGLIRTFINDDRVFQKFWYLRHKGHVSEPCKETCKTTVLCFLRSGRYDELEQCDLLNGFGGNLVKAARKTLC; encoded by the exons ATGAGACTCCCCACACTGCTGCCCTCTTTGGGGCTCATGACCTGCACACTGGTGCTAATGTTGCCGCTGTTAGCGTCCTGTCATCCAGCACGGACCTCAGGACAGCCCAGCCTGGTGTTCATGGAGCAGTTTAGTCGTCCACATCTCGGATTTAATTGGAGAAATATCACCTGCCCCCTGTGCAAAGCAGTCTTCACCATCCTTGATATCGCGCTTCTG AGTGATACAAATGAGGAGCGAGTGGCACGTGCAGTAGGTGAGGCATGTATCCGTCTCCATCTGGCTGATGAGCTGGTGTGTCGAGAAATAACAGAGCTGTTCAGGGATGACTTCATCCGGGCCCTGCAGGAGTCCCTGCTGTGGCCCAGTGAAGCGTGCGCCCTGCTGGTGGGGCCTTCCTGTGGTAAATTTGACATCTACGCACCCTGGAACATTACCTTACCAAAAGTCCCTAAGCCCCCTGTTGCACCACCCTCTCCTCCCAAACCTGGCTCTCCACAGAGCAGGATCCTGTTTTTAACTGACATCCACTGGGACAAG GAGTATGAAGCCGGCAGCGCTGCAGACTGCAAGGACCCTCTGTGTTGTCGTAAAGACTCAGGCTCTCCCAGCTGGAGGCGGAGAGAGGCTGGGTACTGGGGAACCTACAGTAAGTGTGACCTGCCTCTGCGTACAGTGGAGAACCTCCTGGAAAATGCTGCCAGAACCGGACCCTGGGACTGGGTCTACTGGACCGGAGATATACCAGCACACAATGTTTGGTCTCAGACCAGGAAACAACAGCTGTCAGAGCTTACAGTCATCTCCAGGCTCATCCACAA GCACCTGGGACCTAATGTGACAGTTTACCCTGCCGTAGGAAACCATGAGAGTACGCCAGTAAACAGCTTCCCACCACCCTTTGTACATGGTAACAGATCCTCCGCCTGGCTCTACAATACAATGGCAGAGGAGTGGTCAGCATGGTTACCAGAGCAAGCTTTGAACACTTTAAG ATATGGAGGATTCTACACAGTGGAGATTCAGCCTGGTCTGAGAGTGGTGTCCCTCAACATGAACTTTTGTGCCCGAGAGAATTTCTGGCTGATGGTGAACTCTACTGACCCTGCTAACCAGCTGCAGTGGCTAGTTCATGTACTCCAGGCCAGTGAGGACAAAGGAGAGAAG GTACATATCATTGGTCACATCCCACCTGGCCTGTGTCTTGGAAGCTGGAGCTGGAACTACTATCACATTGTCAGCAG aTATGAAAGTACAATTACGGGACAGTTTTTTGGCCATACACATCTGGATGAATTCCAAATGTTTTACGATGAGATGACGCTGACCCGCCCATTGGGAGTGGCATTCATTGCTCCCAGTGTCACTACTTATGTTAATCTTAACCCAG GATACCGTGTCTACTATGTTGATGGGAATTACAAAGGTAGCTCTCATCTTGTGCTTGATCATGAAACCTACATCCTCAACCTCACAGAGGCAAACCACAGTCCAGGTGCACCATTCACCCCGGAACCAAACCCGAAATGGACACTGCTGTACCGCGCCACTGAGGCCTATGGTCTTTCCAGTCTGTTCCCTTCTGATTTCAATGGGCTGATTCGGACCTTTATTAATGATGACCGAGTTTTCCAAAAGTTCTGGTACTTAAGACATAAAGGACATGTGTCGGAGCCCTGCAAGGAGACCTGCAAAACCACAGTGCTTTGCTTTCTGCGAAGCGGGCGCTATGATGAGCTGGAGCAGTGCGACCTCCTCAATGGTTTTGGAGGAAACTTGGTTAAGGCTGCCAGAAAAACTCTTTGTTGA
- the tpte gene encoding putative tyrosine-protein phosphatase TPTE isoform X2, with product MEDAKVEIDDGKEESVVPDTMYHNIRKKISPFVMSFGFRIFGMILILVDIVLVIVDISLPAKNREVGDALEAVSLVISFFFLLDVLLRVYVEGFKVYFSSKLNIVDACVVVITLVVTMIYTFTDFSGVNIIPRVVTFLRFLRIIILVRVFRLAAQKKELEKVTRRMVSENKRRYQKDGFDLDLTYVTDRVIAMSFPSSGKQSFYRNPIETVARFLDTKHEGHYKVYNLCSEKGYDPQFFHYKVERVFIDDHNVPSLEDMLKYTANVREWMSADPKNIIAIHCKGGKGRTGTMVCAWLIDSDQFESAQDSLEYFGERRTDKSRSSKFQGVETPSQSRYVGYYEIMKTKFDRQLPPPKSLRIKSIRIHSIAGVGKGDGSDLKVKIIVRKELVFQCVCAKRENCTVFPDMGSNAVVISLQDGPVVEGDVKVMFESSAGLPKGYEDVPFYFWFNTSFIEDNKLFLPREELDNPHKPKTWDLYKNDFGVTMFFSEP from the exons ATGGAGGATGCTAAAGTGGAGATCGATGATGGAAAGGAGGAGAGTGTGGTGCCAGACACAATGTACCA CAATATCCGGAAGAAGATATCACCGTTTGTTATGTCCTTCGGATTCCG TATATTTGGAATGATATTGATCCTAGTGGACATTGTCCTGGTGATTGTGGACATATCCCTGCCAGCCAAGAACAGAGAGGTTGGAGATGCATTAGAGGCTGTGTCCCTCGTCatctccttcttctttctcctcgACGTTCTCCTGCGGGTCTATGTGGAAGG GTTCAAAGTGTACTTCAGCTCCAAGCTGAACATCGTCGATGCCTGTGTTGTGGTAATCACCCTGGTGGTCACCATGATCTACACCTTCACTGACTTCTCGGGCGTCAATATCATCCCCAG ggtggTGACGTTTCTTCGTTTCCTGAGAATAATAATCCTGGTGAGGGTTTTCAGACTGGCAGCTCAGAAGAAAGAGCTGGAGAAGGTCACCAGGAGGATG gtTTCTGAGAACAAGCGACGATATCAGAAGGATGGATTTGACCTTGACCTTACCTATGTCACAG ACCGGGTCATCGCCATGTCTTTCCCCTCTTCTGGGAAGCAGTCCTTCTATAGGAATCCAATTGAG ACCGTGGCGAGGTTCCTGGACACTAAACATGAAGGCCACTATAAAGTTTACAACCTGTGCA gtgaGAAAGGTTACGACCCCCAGTTCTTCCACTACAAAGTTGAGCGGGTTTTCATTGATGACCACAACGTCCCCTCCCTGGA GGACATGCTGAAATACACAGCAAACGTGAGGGAGTGGATGTCTGCCGATCCCAAGAACATCATTGCAATTCACTGTAAAGGAGGGAAAG GACGCACAGGTACCATGGTGTGCGCCTGGCTTATTGACAGTGACCAGTTTGAGAGTGCACAg GACAGTCTGGAGTATTTCGgtgagaggaggacagacaaGAGTCGGAGCTCCAAGTTTCAGGGAGTAGAGACTCCCTCTCAG AGCCGGTACGTGGGGTACTACGAGATCATGAAAACCAAGTTCGACAGACAGCTGCCTCCACCTAAAAGCCTCAGGATCAAGAGCATCCGCATCCACTCCATAGCAG GTGTGGGTAAAGGTGATGGCAGCGATCTCAAGGTGAAGATTATTGTGAGAAAAGAGCTGGtatttcaatgtgtgtgtgccaaacGGGAGAACTGCACA GTATTTCCCGACATGGGCAGTAATGCAGTAGTCATCAGCCTACAGGACGGGCCTGTGGTTGAAGGAGATGTGAAGGTCATGTTTGAATCAAGTGCT GGTCTTCCAAAAGGATATGAAGATGTTCCATTCTACTTCTGGTTCAACACCTCCTTCATAGAGGATAACAA ACTGTTTCTACCCAGGGAGGAACTGGACAACCCACACAAACCAAAGACCTGGGACCTGTACAAGAACGACTTTGGTGTCACCATGTTCTTCTCAGAACCATAA
- the tpte gene encoding putative tyrosine-protein phosphatase TPTE isoform X1, whose protein sequence is MSVHFSPGSDSGVNGNVAKMEDAKVEIDDGKEESVVPDTMYHNIRKKISPFVMSFGFRIFGMILILVDIVLVIVDISLPAKNREVGDALEAVSLVISFFFLLDVLLRVYVEGFKVYFSSKLNIVDACVVVITLVVTMIYTFTDFSGVNIIPRVVTFLRFLRIIILVRVFRLAAQKKELEKVTRRMVSENKRRYQKDGFDLDLTYVTDRVIAMSFPSSGKQSFYRNPIETVARFLDTKHEGHYKVYNLCSEKGYDPQFFHYKVERVFIDDHNVPSLEDMLKYTANVREWMSADPKNIIAIHCKGGKGRTGTMVCAWLIDSDQFESAQDSLEYFGERRTDKSRSSKFQGVETPSQSRYVGYYEIMKTKFDRQLPPPKSLRIKSIRIHSIAGVGKGDGSDLKVKIIVRKELVFQCVCAKRENCTVFPDMGSNAVVISLQDGPVVEGDVKVMFESSAGLPKGYEDVPFYFWFNTSFIEDNKLFLPREELDNPHKPKTWDLYKNDFGVTMFFSEP, encoded by the exons ATGTCTGTCCATTTCAGTCCAGGGTCGGATTCAGGTGTAAATGG AAACGTTGCAAAGATGGAGGATGCTAAAGTGGAGATCGATGATGGAAAGGAGGAGAGTGTGGTGCCAGACACAATGTACCA CAATATCCGGAAGAAGATATCACCGTTTGTTATGTCCTTCGGATTCCG TATATTTGGAATGATATTGATCCTAGTGGACATTGTCCTGGTGATTGTGGACATATCCCTGCCAGCCAAGAACAGAGAGGTTGGAGATGCATTAGAGGCTGTGTCCCTCGTCatctccttcttctttctcctcgACGTTCTCCTGCGGGTCTATGTGGAAGG GTTCAAAGTGTACTTCAGCTCCAAGCTGAACATCGTCGATGCCTGTGTTGTGGTAATCACCCTGGTGGTCACCATGATCTACACCTTCACTGACTTCTCGGGCGTCAATATCATCCCCAG ggtggTGACGTTTCTTCGTTTCCTGAGAATAATAATCCTGGTGAGGGTTTTCAGACTGGCAGCTCAGAAGAAAGAGCTGGAGAAGGTCACCAGGAGGATG gtTTCTGAGAACAAGCGACGATATCAGAAGGATGGATTTGACCTTGACCTTACCTATGTCACAG ACCGGGTCATCGCCATGTCTTTCCCCTCTTCTGGGAAGCAGTCCTTCTATAGGAATCCAATTGAG ACCGTGGCGAGGTTCCTGGACACTAAACATGAAGGCCACTATAAAGTTTACAACCTGTGCA gtgaGAAAGGTTACGACCCCCAGTTCTTCCACTACAAAGTTGAGCGGGTTTTCATTGATGACCACAACGTCCCCTCCCTGGA GGACATGCTGAAATACACAGCAAACGTGAGGGAGTGGATGTCTGCCGATCCCAAGAACATCATTGCAATTCACTGTAAAGGAGGGAAAG GACGCACAGGTACCATGGTGTGCGCCTGGCTTATTGACAGTGACCAGTTTGAGAGTGCACAg GACAGTCTGGAGTATTTCGgtgagaggaggacagacaaGAGTCGGAGCTCCAAGTTTCAGGGAGTAGAGACTCCCTCTCAG AGCCGGTACGTGGGGTACTACGAGATCATGAAAACCAAGTTCGACAGACAGCTGCCTCCACCTAAAAGCCTCAGGATCAAGAGCATCCGCATCCACTCCATAGCAG GTGTGGGTAAAGGTGATGGCAGCGATCTCAAGGTGAAGATTATTGTGAGAAAAGAGCTGGtatttcaatgtgtgtgtgccaaacGGGAGAACTGCACA GTATTTCCCGACATGGGCAGTAATGCAGTAGTCATCAGCCTACAGGACGGGCCTGTGGTTGAAGGAGATGTGAAGGTCATGTTTGAATCAAGTGCT GGTCTTCCAAAAGGATATGAAGATGTTCCATTCTACTTCTGGTTCAACACCTCCTTCATAGAGGATAACAA ACTGTTTCTACCCAGGGAGGAACTGGACAACCCACACAAACCAAAGACCTGGGACCTGTACAAGAACGACTTTGGTGTCACCATGTTCTTCTCAGAACCATAA
- the fgl1b gene encoding fibrinogen like 1B codes for MKIDIAAGYFFLKVMPVLLLLALVCPVTSTQLSALDSCGPEVAALKRSIKKLENKVLIKTWRVQHLQMHKYFRPFQHAVPETDMASGVNYNSSTDLTLMKPLPPAGNLIVHDKDCSELFDRLRPASGFYRIRPKLHQEPFLVYCDMEDGGGWTVFQRRRHGKVDFNRDWVDYRDGFGDFKLWNDEYWLGNERMYSLLSEGNNLVKIDLMDWDGQRSHAFYENFRITDEADKYRLQYEQYSGEAGDALTGGGGMVEQWSACLSGMQFSTRDQDNDRYMQGSCAKENKAGWWFNRCHAANLNGKFYSKGKYRGQYDNGVVWGTWKGLWYSLRHTTMKVRPLVFLDAVGSGAGEI; via the exons ATGAAG ATTGATATTGCAGCAGGTTACTTTTTCCTTAAAGTCATGccagtgttgctgttgttggcTCTGGTGTGCCCTGTAACTTCTACACAATTGTCA GCATTAGACTCATGTGGGCCAGAGGTTGCGGCTCTCAAGCGCAGCATAAAGAAACTGGAGAACAAAGTCTTGATCAAGACTTGGCGGGTTCAGCACTTGCAGATGCACAAATATTTCCGTCCATTTCAACATGCTGTTCCTGAAACCGACATGGCCTCTGGTGTAAActacaacagcagcactgatcTGACGCTGATGAAACCACTTCCACCAGCAGGCAATTTAATTGTACACGACAAAG ATTGTTCTGAGCTTTttgacagactgagaccagcAAGTGGTTTCTACCGCATCAGACCCAAATTACACCAGGAGCCTTTTTTGGTCTACTGTGacatggaggatggaggaggatggacaGTGTTTCAGAGGCGCCGGCATGGAAAAGTTGACTTCAATAG AGACTGGGTCGACTACCGAGATGGCTTTGGTGACTTTAAACTATGGAATGATGAGTATTGGTTGGGGAATGAGCGCATGTATTCTCTGCTCTCTGAAG GTAATAACCTGGTGAAGATAGATCTAATGGACTGGGATGGACAGAGAAGTCATGCATTTTATGAGAACTTCAGGATCACTGATGAAGcc GATAAGTATCGTCTCCAGTATGAACAGTACAGTGGCGAAGCTGGAGATGCTCTGACTGGTGGTGGGGGGATGGTGGAGCAGTGGTCTGCTTGCCTCAGCGGCATGCAGTTCAGTACAAGGGATCAG GACAATGACCGCTACATGCAGGGCAGCTGTGCCAAGGAGAATAAGGCGGGATGGTGGTTCAACAG ATGTCATGCAGCCAACCTGAATGGGAAGTTCTACAGCAAAGGGAAGTACAGGGGTCAGTATGACAATGGTGTGGTGTGGGGGACCTGGAAAGGCCTTTGGTATTCCCTTCGACACACCACCATGAAGGTGCGGCCTCTGGTTTTCTTGGATGCTGTGGGCAGTGGAGCAGGGGAAATTTAA